The Peromyscus leucopus breed LL Stock chromosome 4, UCI_PerLeu_2.1, whole genome shotgun sequence genome segment AACAGGTGTGAAGGTTAATTTTGATTGTAAAACTGTTACAATCTAGAATCATCTTGGAAGGCAGTCTCAATGAGGTATTGTCTAGATCAGTTTgacctatgggcatgtctgtgggggggtTGATGtaagaagacccagcccactgtgggtggtaccattctcTGGGCATGGGACACAATATAGAGCTGAGCACGGGCAAGCATGCATTcatgcatttctctctgtttttggcTATGGATGTGACTAGCTATTTCAAGCTCATGATACCTTAACTTCTTtgcagtgatggactataacctggaattatGAGCTAAAATCTTTCtaagttgttttttatttgcatgtattatcacaacagaaacaaaactagacaAGTTGACAGAATTAAAGTAGCCTATTTTAGTGAGGGATCATTATGTCTAGGAACTATGGTACAATAAGCGACAaacattcatctttttaaaaaaggaggtttcattttttatctatgtatatacttggaggtgggtatgtgcacatgaatgtaatagccatggaggccagaagagggcatcaaataccctggagctggagtaacagccACCTGACATGGGACTCAGAAaccaaacttgtgtcctctggaagaacatgagcttttaacccctgagccatctctctagccctaacaTTGGCCTTTAAATGTTCATAGTCAGACTATGGAGACTATGGTCCTAGACATCACATTGTTGTAGAACTTGAGATATAGAGAAGTTAAATATCTTGTTCAAAGGATTTCATGTAGGAAGTGATGGAACTGGGGTTCCCAAGCTGCTGAACACACAGCCTTTGGATTAGGAGGTGGAGTTGGTGTTGTGGTTACCTAGAATAAACATTGCGATTTCACTTTCCAGGTACTGTGGCCTGAAAACCAGCTTGCTGACATCCCCCCTGGTGGGGTTCATGGTGACCAATCAGTGCAAGTACCACACACCCATCAGCTTCCCTCAGATCCCAGTGGCTGCCCTGGCTGTGGAGAAAGTGGGTCGCTCCAGTGTATGCTACCGACTGGTTCTGTTTCCTCCTAAGCCCACCAAGGAGCTGCCTTCAGTAGATCACCGTGACCTCACAGATGGTTTTTTCTTAGGCCACCCTAAATTAGCACAGTTTGACACTCTGGCATGTACCACAGGGTCTTCAGTCCATGTCTTTGTGAATCCAGCCACTGGGAAACCAGAGAGCCTTCCAGAAGACTTCAGGAACAGTCTCCAGAAACTGATGAGTCCAGCATAGTGTGGACTATCTAACACTGTACATGGAATTCATCAcgtcataaaataaagtttaggTTGTTCTctgtgcatttttgtttttaattctttagcATATATTTTTGCCCTTAAAATGGCTGTCAATTCCTTAAACGATTTTATAACAGTCATCTAAAGTCATAGTGGAATACCTCCTTGGGTCAGCCCTGTAGCCAGGTACTTTACACAATTTATCacacagagcagctcacaactatgcAATGAGGAGGCAACATTCTAACCCTTTTACAAGAAGTGGATAGTAAGGTTTACAGACAGAAGCCATTTGACTCTGTGAAACTACCATACTCCTAACTCACACTCTCAactatggatataataagataaaaagggagattatggaatctacttttaaaaaggaactatttgttttaaataagataagtaatgaaaattttttggtctgagcttatcagatgttactggactggtcattgttaatatatataatggagtttttatctgaatctgtcaaatgttaatggactagatatcattaatgtaatttttggttgtatatattgtatatacttattggatagtttttcttttattagttataagcttttttaattttagacaaaaagagaggaaatgtggtggtattgtgttcccaaaatattgtgtactctaataaatttatctgggtcagagaacagacagccactagatacaaaggctagataatggtggcactcacgcctttaatcctagcattccagagatagaaatcctctggatctctgtgagttcaaggccacactggaaatagccaagcatggtgacatacacctttaatccagaaagccagcctttaatcccagggagtggtggtagaaagcagaaagatatataagcgtgaggaccagaaactagaagcttttggctggttaagcatttggctggttaagcattcaggctttgagcagtaattcagctgagaccattcggatgaggatcagagctccagtctgaggaacaagaccagctgaggatccggcgaggtgagatagctgtggcttgttctgtctctctgatctactagcatgaaccccaataactcgcctcgggtttgattttattaataagaacctttaagattcctgctacactcaaCCTTGGCACTGATATCCACCCACCCATGCAGCCCTCAACCTTAAGCAAACCCAGAGTCATGAAGGTGGCCATTTCCACATAATGGCCCTCACTGCCTGCAGGCCAGCTGCTCTGCTAGCCTCTCTACATCCAATGAAAGTCTTTACTTTTTTTGCTGTATCTTACAGGCTTTGTTATCTGTTTCCCATGGTTTGGTTTCATTAATCCAATTTGACTCATTACATGTCCTTAGCTT includes the following:
- the LOC114698983 gene encoding uncharacterized protein LOC114698983, which translates into the protein MIPWVWRLLPRNVTHSLSTSSTSQRAEAHHRQLEAYGYFLPIQTRWQDNDQYGHVNNAVYYSYFDTIINHYLIRYCGLKTSLLTSPLVGFMVTNQCKYHTPISFPQIPVAALAVEKVGRSSVCYRLVLFPPKPTKELPSVDHRDLTDGFFLGHPKLAQFDTLACTTGSSVHVFVNPATGKPESLPEDFRNSLQKLMSPA